GTGCCCCGTGTTGCTCGTACCAGGCCAGCACCGGCGCCGTGGACTTGCGGTACGCGTCCAGGCGCGTCTGCACGGCGGCCGGATCGTCGTCCTTGCGCCGGACGAGCGTGCCACCGCCCTGTCCGCTCACGCAGCCGGCGACCTCGCACTTCTCGCCGGGCTCGCGACCGGTGAACGGCGCGCTGCACTTGTCGCAGGTGAGGCGCCCGCTGATGCGCCCGATGATCTCCGCGTCCGGGATGTCGAACACCAGCACGGCGTCGAGCGTTCGGCCGAGGTCCTGGAGGACGGTCTCGAGCCCTGCGGCCTGTGGCACGGTGCGGACGACGCCGTCGAGGACGGCCCCGTTGGCGTACTCGGGCTGCGACATCGTCTCTTTCACGATGCCGAGGATCACGTCGTCGGCGACCAGGTCACCGCGATCCATGCAGGCCTTGGCGGCGAGGCCCATCGGGGTGCCGGCGCGGAGCGCGGCACGGAGGGCTTCACCCGTGGCGAGGATGGGAACGCCAAGCGCCGCGGCGAGCCGCGGCGCCTGGGTGCCTTTCCCCGCTCCGGGCTTGCCGAAGAGGACGATAACCATGTTCGAGCGGGGTGTCCGGTGATTGGGCCGAAGAGACCGCGGTCTGGCGAGGCCGGCGAACGGCGGCTCAGATGCCGCCGGTCGCCTGCCGTCCGCGGTAGCGAACCTTGCCCTTCTTCATGAAGCCGTCGTACTGCCGCAGCAGCAGGTGCTGCTGCATCTGCGCCATCGTGTCCAGGGCCACACCCACCACGATCAGCAGGCTGGTGCCCCCGAAGCTGAACGGCACGTTGATCCACTTCGCAATCAACTGCGGGAGGAGCGCAATGACCGTCAGGAACAGTGCACCGGGCAGGGTGATCCGCGTCACGACCTGGTCGATGTAGTCCGCGGTCTTGGCGCCCGGCTTGATGCCGGGGACGAAGCCGCCCTGCTTCTTCAGGTTCTCGGACAGGTCGATCGGGTTGAAGATGATCGACGTGTAGAAGTACGTGAAGAACAGGATCAGGATGGCCGTCAGCCCGAAGTAGAGCCACGTGCCCGGCGCGAAGTACTCCGAGAACACCTTCAGGCTCTCGTTGCCGCTGAACTGGGCGATGGCGCTCGGCACCACCACCACCGACTGCGCGAAGATGATCGGCATCACGCCGGCCGAGTTCAGTCGCAGCGGGATGAAGTTCCGCGCTTCCTGCCGCATCCGGCCGCGACTGACCGTGCGCTGCGGGATCTGGATCAGGATGCGGCGGGCCGCCATCGTGATGGTGACGACACCGGCCACCACGGCCAGCATCACCACGCCGAGGACCAGCACCTGCAGCGGCCCGATGGCGTTCGTGCTGAGGAACTTGAACGTCTGGAAGATGCCCGGCCAGAAGCGCTCGACGATCGAGAAGAAGATGATCAGCGAGGCGCCGTTGCCGAGGCCACGCTCGGTGATCTGCTCACCGAGCCACATCGTGAACATCGCGCCCGTGGTCAGGAACAGCGCCATCTGGGCCTTGAACCAGAAGCCCGGCGTGGCCACCG
This is a stretch of genomic DNA from Gemmatimonadaceae bacterium. It encodes these proteins:
- a CDS encoding adenylate kinase: MVIVLFGKPGAGKGTQAPRLAAALGVPILATGEALRAALRAGTPMGLAAKACMDRGDLVADDVILGIVKETMSQPEYANGAVLDGVVRTVPQAAGLETVLQDLGRTLDAVLVFDIPDAEIIGRISGRLTCDKCSAPFTGREPGEKCEVAGCVSGQGGGTLVRRKDDDPAAVQTRLDAYRKSTAPVLAWYEQHGARIATIDAVGAIDEVTGRARLALGL
- the secY gene encoding preprotein translocase subunit SecY, coding for MAQASATDTVANIYRTPELWQKIVFTFICLVLYRVGSHITAPGVDVLAVTAYFQNQGGGGILGLYDLFSGGGLSRATVLALGIMPYISASIFVQIAGAVLPQVDKLQKDEEGRKKLTQWTRYATVFLAVIQGWGFGLFTESLPGAVATPGFWFKAQMALFLTTGAMFTMWLGEQITERGLGNGASLIIFFSIVERFWPGIFQTFKFLSTNAIGPLQVLVLGVVMLAVVAGVVTITMAARRILIQIPQRTVSRGRMRQEARNFIPLRLNSAGVMPIIFAQSVVVVPSAIAQFSGNESLKVFSEYFAPGTWLYFGLTAILILFFTYFYTSIIFNPIDLSENLKKQGGFVPGIKPGAKTADYIDQVVTRITLPGALFLTVIALLPQLIAKWINVPFSFGGTSLLIVVGVALDTMAQMQQHLLLRQYDGFMKKGKVRYRGRQATGGI